In Candidatus Pelagibacter sp. HIMB1321, a single genomic region encodes these proteins:
- a CDS encoding TatD family hydrolase, which yields MIDSHCHLDHSPLFDDIGNVIKRSKEVGIEKLLTICTTIKSFEKIKLLVKQDDIIFGTYGIHPHEAKNDKVNSDIIIKEVKNNNKIIGIGETGLDFYYNYSDKDDQITSFEEHIKASIKLNIPLIVHSRNAEKETLEVFSKFKNKNLKILMHCFTGSKEFVDNLLSFGAYFSASGIITFKNSLELQETFKSIPLNKLLIETDSPYLAPVPNRGKQNEPSYVKFTAQKLAEIKNISNLDLIKNTTSNFNNLFN from the coding sequence ATGATTGATTCACATTGTCATCTAGATCATTCACCACTTTTTGATGATATAGGTAATGTCATTAAAAGATCTAAAGAAGTGGGTATAGAAAAATTGCTTACGATTTGCACAACCATAAAAAGTTTTGAAAAAATAAAACTTTTAGTGAAGCAAGATGATATAATTTTTGGAACATATGGAATCCATCCTCATGAAGCTAAAAATGATAAAGTAAATTCAGATATAATCATTAAAGAAGTTAAAAATAATAATAAGATAATTGGTATTGGTGAGACTGGATTAGATTTTTATTATAATTACAGTGATAAAGATGATCAGATAACTAGTTTTGAAGAACACATTAAAGCCTCAATTAAGCTAAATATTCCTTTAATTGTTCATTCAAGAAATGCAGAAAAAGAGACTTTAGAAGTTTTTAGTAAATTCAAAAATAAGAATTTAAAAATTTTAATGCATTGCTTCACTGGTTCAAAAGAATTTGTGGATAATTTGTTATCTTTTGGGGCTTATTTTTCTGCTAGTGGAATTATAACTTTTAAAAATTCTTTAGAATTGCAAGAAACATTTAAATCTATTCCGTTAAATAAGTTGCTAATTGAAACTGATAGCCCGTATTTAGCACCAGTTCCAAATAGAGGTAAACAAAATGAGCCATCTTATGTAAAATTTACTGCTCAAAAACTTGCTGAGATTAAAAATATTTCAAATTTAGATTTAATAAAGAATACAACTTCAAACTTTAATAATCTTTTTAATTAA
- a CDS encoding MBL fold metallo-hydrolase: MKFTILGCGSSMGVPRSDGYFGNCDPKNKKNYRTRCSALIQTKSENVLIDTSPDLRQQLIYNKINKIDKVLYSHMHADQTHGINDLRVFYIQNKKTIPVYADHPTKKYLFNTFKYCFINNSKEYPATLKLNSLNDNLSISDGKKKLKVKGVNVKHGKVNSVCYIIDKKIAYISDISNISKKNYKFFRNLKYLIIDCLWLRYHPSHLNLESSLKYINEFKPKKAILTNLHSDLDYNFLKKTLPKNVMPAYDGLTVNL; the protein is encoded by the coding sequence ATGAAGTTTACTATTTTAGGATGTGGAAGCTCAATGGGTGTGCCAAGATCTGATGGATATTTTGGTAATTGTGATCCAAAAAACAAAAAAAATTACAGGACAAGATGTTCTGCTTTAATACAAACTAAATCTGAAAATGTTTTAATTGATACTTCGCCAGATTTGAGACAACAACTAATTTACAATAAAATTAATAAGATAGACAAAGTTCTTTATTCTCATATGCACGCTGATCAAACACACGGTATTAATGATTTAAGAGTTTTTTATATCCAAAACAAAAAAACTATTCCTGTATATGCTGATCATCCAACTAAAAAATATTTGTTCAATACTTTTAAATATTGCTTCATTAATAACAGCAAAGAATATCCAGCTACTCTTAAATTAAACTCTTTAAATGATAATTTGTCTATTTCTGATGGTAAAAAGAAACTTAAAGTTAAGGGTGTTAATGTTAAACATGGTAAAGTAAATAGTGTTTGCTACATAATTGATAAAAAAATTGCATATATCAGTGATATTAGCAATATTTCTAAAAAGAATTATAAATTTTTTAGAAATTTAAAATATTTGATAATCGATTGTTTATGGTTGAGATACCATCCATCCCACTTAAATCTAGAAAGTTCCTTAAAATATATAAATGAATTCAAACCAAAAAAGGCAATTTTAACAAATCTACATTCTGATTTAGATTATAATTTCTTAAAAAAAACTTTACCTAAAAATGTTATGCCTGCTTATGATGGTCTTACGGTAAACTTATAG
- a CDS encoding glutathione peroxidase has protein sequence MNQFKGLIYIIIFMISFFNTVNAEYEKIFFDFEIKDINEKTFALENFKNKAVLLVNVASNCGFTKQYSELQELYDKYSVKGLVVLGVPSNQFGGQEPGSNNEIKDFCETNFNITFPMTAKINVKGENAHPIYLWAKENYGNSAVPKWNFHKILINKDGKIEDTYSSFTKPMSKKLINKIEEIL, from the coding sequence ATGAACCAATTTAAAGGATTAATTTATATTATAATTTTTATGATTTCATTTTTTAATACAGTGAATGCGGAATATGAAAAAATATTTTTTGACTTTGAAATTAAAGATATAAATGAGAAAACTTTTGCTTTAGAAAATTTTAAAAACAAAGCAGTTTTACTTGTAAATGTTGCAAGCAATTGTGGTTTCACAAAACAATATTCTGAACTTCAGGAACTATACGATAAGTATAGTGTGAAAGGATTAGTTGTTTTAGGTGTTCCTTCAAATCAATTTGGTGGACAAGAGCCAGGTAGTAACAATGAAATAAAAGATTTTTGTGAAACGAATTTCAATATAACGTTTCCAATGACTGCAAAAATTAATGTTAAGGGAGAAAATGCACATCCTATTTATTTATGGGCAAAAGAAAATTATGGAAATTCTGCTGTGCCAAAATGGAACTTTCATAAAATATTGATAAATAAAGATGGAAAAATCGAGGATACCTACTCATCCTTCACAAAACCAATGTCAAAAAAGTTAATAAATAAGATAGAAGAAATACTATAA
- the nhaA gene encoding Na+/H+ antiporter NhaA, whose amino-acid sequence MIQYISKPFKWFFKLEAASGLVLLIAAIFALVISNSTFSSIYFETLEKYLFIGINEFGLKLSVHHWINDALMAIFFFFVTLEIKREFLQGELSNIKQALLPIIAAVGGMVVPALFYVVINYGNSETINGWAIPSATDIAFSLGILSLLGSRVPISLKVFLTALAIIDDLGAILIIAFFYSGDLSIPYLSLILISYILLLILNKFSVKIFTPYLLIGLCMWFFTYKSGIHATIAGVLLASTIPHRLKEHDFSLLVKLEHAISPYVAFMIMPIFAFANAGVNLEGLSLSSLLNPVPLGILMGLFFGKQIGVLLFSYVSVKFKFADMPNNSNWLSVYGVSILTGIGFTMSLFVGNLAFVENTQYIDGVKIGVLTGSLLSTVFGYFILLISSKNK is encoded by the coding sequence ATGATCCAATATATTTCAAAACCTTTTAAATGGTTTTTTAAATTAGAGGCTGCAAGTGGATTAGTTTTATTAATAGCTGCTATTTTTGCATTAGTCATTAGTAATAGTACATTTAGTAGTATTTATTTTGAAACTTTAGAAAAATATCTTTTTATAGGAATAAATGAATTTGGATTAAAATTATCAGTCCATCATTGGATAAATGATGCCTTAATGGCAATTTTCTTTTTTTTTGTAACACTTGAAATTAAAAGGGAATTTCTTCAAGGTGAATTGTCAAATATAAAACAAGCTTTACTTCCAATTATAGCTGCAGTTGGTGGCATGGTTGTGCCAGCGTTATTTTATGTGGTTATCAATTATGGAAATTCAGAAACAATTAATGGATGGGCAATACCCTCTGCCACTGATATTGCTTTTTCATTAGGAATATTATCCTTACTTGGTTCAAGAGTTCCGATTTCGTTAAAGGTATTTTTAACAGCACTTGCTATAATAGATGATTTAGGGGCAATTTTAATTATAGCGTTCTTTTATTCAGGCGATTTAAGCATACCTTATTTGAGTTTGATATTGATAAGTTATATTTTATTATTAATTCTCAATAAATTTTCAGTTAAGATTTTTACACCATATTTATTAATAGGATTGTGTATGTGGTTTTTCACTTATAAATCTGGTATACACGCAACTATAGCTGGTGTTCTATTGGCATCAACAATACCTCACAGACTTAAAGAACATGATTTTTCATTATTAGTAAAACTTGAACACGCTATTTCTCCTTATGTGGCATTTATGATTATGCCAATATTTGCTTTTGCAAATGCAGGTGTAAATCTTGAGGGATTATCCTTATCAAGTTTACTAAACCCTGTCCCTCTTGGAATTTTAATGGGACTTTTTTTTGGAAAACAAATTGGTGTATTATTATTCTCTTACGTCTCTGTAAAATTTAAATTTGCTGATATGCCAAATAATTCTAATTGGTTAAGTGTATATGGTGTTTCAATTTTAACAGGGATTGGTTTTACAATGAGTTTATTTGTTGGAAATTTAGCTTTTGTTGAAAATACTCAATATATTGATGGAGTTAAAATTGGTGTTTTAACAGGATCCCTACTCTCTACAGTTTTTGGTTACTTCATATTGTTAATTTCTTCTAAAAATAAATGA
- a CDS encoding zinc-ribbon domain-containing protein: MIIKCNKCNKSFELYDHLIPKEGRLLKCGNCENTWFFKNENKENLNNKKESELNDIEVSKQKSADSSISDSEINDVPVNTNRSDLKFNISKASSYFVVILVSIIALIIVLDTFKTPIGYIFPAVEKILYNLYETIKDIYLFLKDLII; this comes from the coding sequence ATGATCATCAAATGTAATAAATGCAATAAAAGTTTTGAATTATATGATCACCTTATTCCTAAAGAAGGTAGATTATTAAAATGTGGTAATTGTGAAAATACTTGGTTTTTTAAAAATGAAAATAAAGAAAATTTAAATAATAAGAAAGAGTCTGAATTAAATGATATTGAAGTATCAAAGCAAAAATCTGCAGATAGTAGTATAAGTGATAGTGAAATTAATGATGTTCCTGTAAATACAAATAGGTCAGATTTAAAATTTAATATCAGTAAAGCATCATCTTATTTTGTGGTTATATTAGTATCAATAATAGCTCTCATCATAGTATTAGATACTTTTAAGACACCTATTGGATATATTTTTCCAGCAGTTGAAAAAATCTTGTATAATTTATATGAAACTATAAAAGATATTTATTTATTTTTGAAAGATTTAATAATTTAA
- a CDS encoding class I SAM-dependent methyltransferase → MFILNRYYKFYKNNGLIKTITKIISSPLRYFEKKLYKKKKNLIFSKDNKEEKFDLIYKQNFWSSMESVSGIGSELKNTVNLRKELVEIFQYYRFENVLDAPCGDFNWIKTIINDEIKYLGGDIVSDLIEKNKNKYKTDNINFVKLDITRDKIPDSNLMICRDCLIHLSFKSIKSFFRNFLRSNIDYLLLTSYELKDNKKEFINLDILDGDFREINLSKKPFNFPEPIKKIKDKDVESTHSGFYCYMNLYSRNQISNIIKEL, encoded by the coding sequence ATGTTTATACTTAATAGATATTACAAATTTTACAAAAATAATGGTTTAATAAAAACAATAACAAAAATCATTTCTTCGCCTCTCAGATATTTTGAAAAAAAACTATATAAAAAGAAAAAAAATTTGATTTTCAGTAAAGATAATAAAGAAGAAAAATTTGATTTAATTTATAAACAAAATTTTTGGTCATCTATGGAAAGTGTTTCAGGGATAGGTTCTGAATTAAAAAATACAGTTAATTTGAGAAAAGAATTAGTTGAAATTTTTCAATATTACAGATTTGAAAACGTTTTAGATGCTCCTTGTGGAGATTTTAACTGGATTAAAACAATTATTAATGATGAGATCAAATATTTAGGCGGAGATATAGTTTCTGATTTAATTGAAAAAAATAAAAATAAATACAAAACTGATAATATTAATTTTGTGAAATTAGATATAACAAGAGATAAAATTCCTGATTCAAATTTAATGATATGCCGTGATTGCTTAATACATTTATCATTTAAAAGTATTAAGTCTTTTTTTAGAAATTTTTTAAGAAGCAATATAGATTATCTTTTACTTACTAGTTATGAGCTTAAAGATAATAAAAAAGAGTTCATTAATTTGGATATCCTTGATGGAGATTTTAGAGAAATTAATTTATCAAAAAAACCATTTAATTTTCCCGAGCCTATCAAAAAAATAAAGGATAAAGATGTAGAGTCGACTCACAGTGGTTTTTATTGTTATATGAACTTATACAGTAGGAACCAAATATCTAATATAATTAAAGAATTATAA
- a CDS encoding ETC complex I subunit encodes MRKAKIYIPNKNPMQSGQGKTDKWILEYETKNPTSNPLMGWESSSDTFTEIRLEFSSKERAINYAKKKKIDFELIEPRKRKVVKKSYADNFLS; translated from the coding sequence ATGAGAAAAGCTAAAATTTATATTCCTAATAAAAATCCTATGCAATCAGGTCAAGGGAAAACTGACAAATGGATTTTAGAATATGAAACTAAAAATCCTACTAGCAATCCATTAATGGGTTGGGAAAGTTCATCAGACACTTTTACTGAAATTAGATTAGAATTTTCATCTAAAGAACGTGCAATTAATTATGCAAAAAAAAAGAAAATTGATTTTGAATTAATTGAGCCAAGAAAAAGAAAAGTTGTTAAAAAATCTTACGCAGATAATTTTCTTTCATAA
- a CDS encoding putative transporter encodes MFKFFTQKKWFLWSIFGSIFILLSTWYQVQLDVKINEWFGQFYDTLQKALTTPNSVSETEFIGYLFSFAKIAALWIIIAVFTGFFTSHWVFRWRTSMAEYYHEQWLKARLTEGASQRVQEDTLKFARIMEGLGTGLLDSIMTLIAFTPILWVLSKQINVLPWIGEVDHALVWVAIISALGGTLLLAAVGIKLPGIEYDIQKEEAGYRKELVLGEDDPIRAAPPTIGQLYNRVRGIHFRSYFHYLYFNTVKWSYFQGMVIVPYLALAPTIVTGAITLGFVQQITRAFGRVEGSLQYLVKSWSTIVELISVWKRLREFEEKLHYSTKVEFSS; translated from the coding sequence ATGTTTAAATTTTTTACTCAAAAAAAATGGTTTTTGTGGAGTATTTTTGGATCAATTTTTATTCTGTTATCCACATGGTACCAAGTGCAACTTGATGTTAAAATTAACGAATGGTTTGGTCAGTTTTATGATACATTACAAAAAGCTTTAACAACACCTAATTCAGTCTCTGAGACAGAATTTATTGGCTATCTTTTTTCTTTTGCTAAAATTGCTGCACTTTGGATTATAATCGCTGTTTTTACAGGTTTTTTTACAAGTCATTGGGTTTTTAGATGGAGAACTTCTATGGCTGAATATTATCATGAACAATGGCTAAAAGCTAGATTAACAGAAGGTGCTTCACAAAGAGTGCAAGAAGACACATTAAAGTTTGCAAGAATAATGGAAGGATTGGGTACCGGTTTGCTTGATAGCATTATGACTTTAATAGCATTTACTCCAATCCTCTGGGTGCTATCAAAACAAATTAATGTTTTACCATGGATTGGTGAAGTTGATCATGCATTAGTATGGGTTGCAATAATTTCAGCTTTAGGTGGAACTCTTTTACTTGCTGCTGTTGGAATAAAATTACCAGGTATTGAATATGATATTCAAAAAGAAGAAGCTGGCTATAGAAAAGAATTAGTTTTAGGAGAAGATGACCCAATAAGAGCCGCACCTCCAACTATAGGTCAATTATATAATAGGGTTAGAGGTATCCACTTTAGATCCTATTTTCATTATTTGTATTTCAACACTGTTAAATGGAGTTATTTCCAAGGAATGGTAATTGTTCCTTATTTAGCTCTTGCCCCAACCATTGTTACTGGTGCTATAACTCTTGGATTTGTTCAACAAATAACTAGAGCTTTTGGTCGTGTTGAAGGTTCATTGCAATATTTGGTGAAAAGTTGGTCGACAATTGTTGAATTAATTTCTGTATGGAAAAGATTAAGAGAATTTGAAGAAAAATTACATTATAGTACTAAGGTTGAATTTTCTAGTTAA
- the glpX gene encoding class II fructose-bisphosphatase encodes MTIDKKYIDLFHDVSAKAAYSSYHLVGKKDKIAADKAAVDSMRNELNKIDMNGKIVIGEGELDEAPMLYIGEKIGTGNGPFFDIAVDPLEGTNFAANNLPGALTVISIAEKSNLFNAPETYMDKIAISSPENGVVDLDNSVSKNIKNLAEHKNTSPENLTACILDRPRHKKQIDELKSLNVKLKLITDGDVSGALYVTDKKFNIDIFLGIGGGPEGVLAASALDAYGCYFQGRFIFDTDEDKIRAKKMGISDFTQKYELNQIVSGDSIFCATGITSGDLVNGINVSDDKFISETLITHKSTNFRKIIKKTHRI; translated from the coding sequence ATGACTATTGATAAAAAATATATTGATTTATTCCATGATGTTTCTGCTAAAGCAGCATATTCATCTTATCACTTAGTTGGTAAAAAAGATAAGATTGCCGCTGACAAAGCAGCAGTAGATTCTATGAGAAATGAATTAAATAAAATAGATATGAATGGTAAAATTGTGATCGGGGAGGGTGAGCTCGATGAAGCACCTATGTTATATATAGGTGAAAAAATAGGCACTGGTAATGGTCCTTTTTTTGATATTGCAGTTGATCCTTTAGAGGGAACAAATTTTGCAGCAAATAATCTTCCAGGAGCCTTAACAGTAATATCAATAGCTGAAAAATCAAATTTATTTAATGCACCAGAAACATACATGGATAAAATTGCAATATCCTCTCCAGAAAATGGAGTTGTAGATTTAGATAATTCTGTGTCTAAAAATATAAAGAATTTAGCTGAACATAAAAATACAAGTCCAGAAAATTTAACTGCATGTATACTTGATAGACCAAGACATAAGAAACAAATTGATGAATTAAAATCACTTAATGTTAAACTAAAACTGATTACTGATGGCGATGTTTCTGGGGCCTTATACGTTACTGATAAGAAGTTTAATATTGATATTTTTTTAGGAATTGGTGGTGGACCCGAGGGTGTTTTAGCTGCATCTGCATTAGATGCCTATGGATGTTACTTTCAAGGAAGATTTATATTCGATACTGATGAAGATAAAATAAGAGCCAAAAAGATGGGTATTAGTGATTTTACCCAAAAATATGAATTAAATCAAATAGTATCAGGAGATTCTATTTTTTGTGCAACTGGAATTACTTCTGGGGATTTGGTAAACGGTATTAACGTATCAGATGATAAATTTATCTCTGAAACATTAATTACACATAAATCCACAAATTTTAGAAAAATAATTAAAAAAACTCACCGAATTTAA
- a CDS encoding single-stranded-DNA-specific exonuclease RecJ, whose product MRSVSSKNWEEFSINRRILEKIKIENNLSEILAKIIIANKFSDEEIYSTNNTISYSNPFHFNNDFNNSCKILKKHINKKNKILVIGDYDVDGCVSTSLLINFFKKINLKADYYIPNRIRDGYGVNYNLIKYLVKRFNPDLVFMVDCGSNTNEPINYLKKKNIECLIIDHHNINKPYPAATYIINPKKECDYNIYDYYCSAFLTFFFLDVFIKKNSLNVNLKDLHIYIALATIADVMPLRRNNRFFLQQTLKNFDLNKNLIFKKIFQLKKIKKKLDYNDLAFLIAPMFNSAGRIHDANIIVKLLTTNNEDQIKKIIIKLDNFNTHRKNIQNNFLNNNDLNKYTLENGIIFIDNKDLHEGIIGIIASKIKELFNKPCIVFSKSNSVYKGSARSTYDFNIGNLIKTCVDKNMLISGGGHNLAAGLNIQKNNIKDFKKFLDSQYLKNKSINKNKYISKISFSSLNLKFLNEISKLEPFGNLNENPYFLVENVKIKNPSVINDNLITLYLKQSSKSLIKAISFNPIRSKISDYLLNYINPVNLILRLDKINWNNKTNIQIKIVDIITPNKA is encoded by the coding sequence ATGAGATCAGTTTCCAGCAAAAACTGGGAAGAATTTTCAATTAATAGAAGAATTTTAGAAAAAATTAAAATTGAAAATAATCTATCCGAAATTTTAGCAAAGATTATTATTGCCAATAAATTTTCTGATGAAGAAATTTATTCAACAAATAATACAATTTCATATTCAAATCCTTTTCATTTTAACAATGATTTTAATAATTCTTGTAAAATCCTTAAGAAACATATCAATAAAAAAAATAAGATATTAGTTATAGGCGATTATGATGTTGATGGATGTGTGTCTACCTCTTTATTAATAAATTTTTTTAAAAAAATTAATTTAAAAGCTGATTATTATATTCCGAATAGGATTAGAGATGGTTACGGTGTTAATTATAATTTAATAAAATACTTAGTTAAAAGATTTAATCCTGATTTAGTCTTTATGGTTGACTGTGGTTCAAACACAAATGAACCTATTAACTACCTTAAAAAAAAAAATATTGAGTGCTTGATAATTGATCATCACAATATAAATAAACCTTATCCTGCAGCAACTTATATAATTAATCCAAAAAAAGAATGTGATTACAATATTTACGACTATTATTGTTCAGCTTTTTTGACATTTTTTTTTCTTGATGTTTTTATTAAAAAAAATTCATTAAACGTTAATCTTAAAGACTTACATATATATATTGCTTTAGCAACTATAGCAGATGTTATGCCATTAAGAAGAAATAATAGATTTTTTTTACAACAAACTCTAAAAAATTTTGATTTAAATAAAAATTTAATTTTTAAAAAAATATTTCAATTAAAAAAAATAAAAAAAAAACTAGATTATAATGATTTAGCATTTTTGATCGCACCAATGTTTAATTCTGCCGGAAGAATTCACGATGCAAACATTATTGTAAAATTGTTAACTACAAATAATGAAGATCAAATTAAAAAAATTATTATTAAATTAGATAATTTCAACACACATAGAAAAAATATTCAAAATAATTTTTTAAATAATAATGATTTAAATAAATATACTCTTGAAAATGGGATTATCTTTATTGATAATAAAGATTTACATGAGGGTATAATCGGAATAATTGCTTCTAAAATAAAAGAATTATTCAATAAACCATGTATTGTTTTTTCTAAGTCTAATTCAGTATACAAAGGTTCAGCAAGATCAACATATGATTTTAATATAGGCAATTTGATAAAAACTTGTGTAGATAAAAACATGTTAATTTCGGGCGGTGGCCATAATTTAGCAGCAGGTTTAAATATCCAAAAAAATAATATTAAAGATTTTAAAAAATTTTTGGATAGTCAATATTTAAAAAATAAATCTATTAACAAAAACAAGTATATATCAAAGATTTCTTTTAGTTCTTTAAATCTTAAGTTTTTAAATGAAATTTCAAAATTAGAACCTTTTGGTAATTTAAATGAAAATCCATATTTTTTAGTTGAGAATGTCAAAATTAAGAATCCATCTGTAATCAATGACAATTTAATTACTTTATATCTAAAACAATCGAGTAAAAGTTTAATTAAAGCTATTTCTTTTAATCCAATCCGGTCTAAAATTTCTGATTATCTCTTAAATTATATAAACCCTGTTAATTTAATTCTAAGATTAGATAAAATTAATTGGAATAATAAAACTAATATTCAAATAAAAATTGTTGATATAATAACACCTAATAAAGCTTGA
- a CDS encoding GIY-YIG nuclease family protein yields the protein MKVFYVYMLKCINKNVSRSYVGYTNNLNFRLEKHNSGKGAKSTRGYQWKIIYKKKFYDKRLAMSFEYKLKKDKKKRKYLIDLN from the coding sequence ATGAAGGTTTTTTATGTTTATATGTTAAAATGTATAAACAAAAACGTTTCTAGATCATACGTTGGTTACACTAATAATCTCAATTTTCGCCTTGAAAAACATAATTCTGGTAAAGGAGCAAAATCAACAAGAGGTTATCAGTGGAAAATAATCTATAAAAAAAAATTTTATGATAAAAGATTGGCGATGTCCTTTGAATATAAATTAAAAAAAGATAAAAAAAAAAGAAAATACTTAATAGATTTAAATTAA